The genomic window GGCTAAGTAAATAAGAaactatagggaagtggatttggcccaagggaCAGGGTgttacctaccacatgggaggtccaaggttcaaacacagggcctcatgacccatgtgatgagctggcccacgtgcagtgctgatgtgcacaaaggagtgccctgccacgcaggggtgtcccccacataggggagctccacgtgcaaggagtgcgccccgtaaggagagccgcccagtgtgaaaaaagtgcagcctgcccaggaatggcgcagcacacatggagagctgacgcagcaagatgacacaacaaaaagagacacagattctaggtgctgctgacaagaatacaagcagatgcagacgGTCACAGAGTGAATGatcacagaaagcagacaactgggggtggaggggaagagaagagaaataaaaacaaatctttaaaaaaaaagaaaatacaaatattaaaaaatattgacacatgggaagcagacgtggctcaactgatagagcatctgtctaccatacggagggtccagggttcaatccccagggcctcctgacctgtgtgatgagctggacacaaggagtgtcctgccacgcaggggtgtccctgtgaaggagagccccacgcacgaggagtgcaccccgcaagaagagctgccctgtgtgaaaaaagcacagcccacccaggagtggtgctgcacacatggagagctgatgcagcaaaaaagagatacagtttcccagtgccgcccgataatgcaagtggatgcagaagaacacgcagtgaatggacacagagagcagatggggtggggaggggagagaaaataaaataaaaatattgacacAAAGGCAAGTAACATGAGAGTGAAAAGGACACATTTGAGCTAAGATCTAAACAACCAGATAGAGTCCCCCATGCAAAAATCTGAGGGCAGAGGATTCCAGCCTGAGGGAACAGCAAGTACAAAGGCCCAGAGGTGGGCGTGGCCTTGGAGAGAGGCAGGAAAGTTCCGGCCGTTTTGCTAAAGTTTAAACAAGAGCTTCGGGAGGTAAAGCCCTTTGCCCTTTAGTAAGTGGTAGGCTGGAGTCTTCTGACTCTTGGGCCAGGTCACTTCCTGGGGCCTCCATGGTTCGCCTGGAAGGGGGATACAATGGAGTCTCAGGTTTCTCTCTGGCCTGCTCTGGCCCCAGATGAACAAAggctccttctctccctccccagccctgctggCCCAAATGAAACACACATTGTGTGTCGGGGCAGCTCTGCCACTGACCGAGTGCCTCCCACACCCTTGGCCTCTTGTCTGTTCCAGCCTTTCTGCCCACCCAGCCTGCCCCTACCTCCACCCAGGTCTTGCACCTGTGTCCGCTGTGTTTGCCTGGTAGCTTCGGCTGCTGTAAGTGACCAGTTGCAACTGTCGATTGAGTTGGTCCAGCCCTGGGCTGGTGAGGGTGAGATTAGGCTTCCCCTCCCCGGTGAGAGTTACTCCAGACACTTCCCCTGCCACGTCCCAGGTGCCCAGGGAGGCGGTCAGGTTCACCTGGGAGAGGTGATTGAAGAGGGCAGGGTTAGGCCTCAGCCCTACCTATTGCGTCTTGGTTCCTCCGCCTCTCCTTTGGCCCTGTCACCCTCCCTGCTTACTCACTGCCCACCTGCCCGCCCTGTCTTCCTCTCCTCTCACCTGGTATACTTCCCGACCAGCAGATGCCTGCAGGCTCAGCCCTGGGAGGAAAGATGCAGGATTAGAGTCACAAACAGCCCTGAGTTCTTCCTCATTCTGTCTCTCCTCTTTAGCCAAACACAACACATGACTTATAACTTATTCCTCTTTTTGAGGCCTCAGCAGGCTACATTGTTAACATATGTAACCAAAATGACAGGCTTTTGAGTCATTCCCATTAAAAGTGTTTCTTCTATGGCCTGCCCTCCTCATTCACCTAACCTATGGTCAGTCAGCAAAGAGTAGATTCTTCTCCCCAAACCACCCAGTTCTGCAATTCCTGAGACAACCCTAGAGTTCCTTCtgtcccaccccccaccccaggagctTCCTTCTGACCTCCAAGCAAGCTTCCCTCTCATTAGGTATCCTGCCTCCCCTCATTCTTTCCCTCCAAACTTGGGTCCTGTCATCCCCACCACGGCCCAGGTCATTCTCTAGGGCCCTCTTCCCCACCTGGCACCAAGATGCTCCTGAGTGGTTGCACCTCCACACCCTGCAGGGGATATTGTAGCGGGGAGTTGGCAGGGGCTATGAGCAACTGGTCAGCAGGCGAATGGCTCCTGGCAGTGGAGGAAAAGGAGAACAGGGAGGAGTCAAAGGAAGAGGGCTCTCCTTCCTGTCACACCAACCCTCCAGGGCTCCCTCTGCTTTCCCCCTGCAGAGTCACTCCCTTCCTTCTTGCTGGTACCTTGAAAGGAAGGCCTGGAACTCCTGCTCTCTACTGGCAGAGACGGCCCTCAGCTCTTCAGGGTCAAAGGCTTTGGTGAGGTCAATGGCTTTGACCTGCCTCTGGAGGAAGGGAAGCCCTCCCCGACTGGACTCACAACTGCAGTTGTTCTGGGCCAGCAGCCtggaggggggcaggagggatCACTAGAGCTCAGCCATACAGCTCCATTCATTCAGAAAGGAAAATTTCACACAGTGCCCCACCACTTGGCCCTTCAACCCCGCCTATCCAATATTTGTCTCCTTAAACATTGTCCTTCAGATTGTCCCTAGGAGTGAGGACAATGGATGGAATGCCCTGTCCCCTAAATCTGGATTTTTCCAGTGTGGGGAGATCTGCAAAGCAAGGCTCCCAGAGgcctgcaaagcaggctccaaggTTCACAGAAAGAATGTAGGAAAGAAGGAGGTGCTCTAAGAAGTCTAAGAAAATTGTGTTATCAAAGGGCTATTAAGATCAAAGAATAAACGTATTGACCTAGAAACAGGAGTTTCCCACGGGAACTGCTGTATGTGCTATTTGTCCTAAGGGTATAAAATAAATTGCGTAATTACACTGGAGCCTGAGGCAGCCGTCGCACTCCTGCAGCTCCTCACAGCCCGCCTGATCCCCTCtatcttgtctttcatttctcatcCCCTCACCTCACCCTCCTGGGGACTGCACAGATCCTGTTCAACTGGGACTGCACTGTGCGAGTCGCACGTGACATTCTAGAGGCATAGAGTAGGGCCAATTTCTAGAATTCCAGGAGCTGCTTGCCCACCATTCAGGACCCCAACTGAAATCTCCTCTCACGACTGAATCACATCAAGGAGACTTTCAGGGCCCTCCTGGGGCACTCTCCCACCCCATTACCATGACCAGGTTGAGGGAGGCCAGATGTGTACCCCAGCCTGAGCCTCAGGAagccccccccacctcccacatcaCCCCCACACAACCCAGTCAGGAGAACCCAGATATCAGAGCCCAGCAGCCAAGGAAACCAAACTCCCCGACATGGCCCCCAGCGAgcgccgcgccgccgccgcgcccGGCGGGACCTCACCTCATCGCTGGCTCCTTGATCCTGACTGGGATGTGTGCGTAGCGGGGCTCGGGGGCCAGGTCGGGCAGCTCCAGCCTGGAGGGGCCCTGCGAGGACACCCACAGCGCAGGGGCAGCCCGGAGGCCCGGCGCCTCCCGGGTGCTCACGTACAGGAGCCCGAGCGAGGCACAGGCGAGCAGCAGGACCAGCGCGCAGAGGGCCCTGCGGCCCAGCCGCATCCTGGAGGTAAGGGTGAGGAGGGAGCGCGCGGGCTGGGACCCCCGGCCCCGGCGGCTCCGGGGGCTGGGGCCGGCTCCCCGGGGCGCTCTCCACGCTGGGCGATTTGCACAGCGAATCGCTCCCCACGTACCCTCTCCCTTCACGCCCCGGGCCGCAGCGCTCTCGCGGCCTCCTTTCTTCTCGCCCTCTCCCGCACCTCGGTTTCCACTCCTACCCGAGGCCCGACCTACGCGAAAAAGCACGGCTTTCCCAGCGCAGCCGACACCGCCCCGCACCGCGCGGGCCCGCCCTCCTCTGCCCGACCCGCACCTGAGCCGGAAAGGGCTGCGGAGGACCGCTCCGCACCTTGCCTGTCACGACAAATGCCGAGGCACGCCCGCGGTATCGGGTGCCCCCGGGGGAGGTCACCCCGAGCCCGCGCGGGGGCCACGCAGGTCCCGCGAGCGCGCCCCCCCCCGCCGGCGCCTCGGCCCCCGGCCCGCTGGGCACCGACCTGTCTAACGCTCGAAGGCCGCACCGAGACCTCGGTCCGGGCTGCGCCGAGCTCCCAGCCGTGGCCTGAGGGTCCTCATGGGGCTGGGGGCCGCCCGCTGGGGGAGCCGGGCGAGAGCCTTAGAGCGGGGGCGCCTCCGACCCCGCCCGCCCTCGGATCCCGGGGCTTTGTGGATGGCGGCGCCCCGGCAGTTCTGGGCGTTGCCTGTGGGGGAAAACCGAGCTGAGAACCCGCCGCGCCCGGGCCGCGGGAACAAAGCCAGGGCTCCCTGGCGTGCCGTCCCATGTCCCGGACCAGGAGGGCTCAGGCCGCGCGCCCGGATCTCCGTACCGCGGGCAGCGCTGCGGCACTCCCGCGCTCGCCGCGGCGGAGGCTCGGGCTCCGCGCCGGGGAGACGCGCGCCCGGGCTCCTCCTGGTGGACAGTGCCGGGGCGCGCACCCCGCGCCGGAGAGGGTCctcgccgcccccacccccctcccagccGTTCGCCCCCAAACCCTGACATCTCAACCGCCTGTTTCCAACCCCAGCTGTCATATTCCCTCCTCGTTCAGAGACTCCTTGCCGTAGAGACTGTACTCAGAGCCGGGCTGTGGGAAGGCATGGGGCGCAGACGCCCTGCTCCCCAATTCCACGGTTTGGCCCATTGGAGCGATATAAAGGAAACCAGTCTAGACACTGGAAAATAAAGGTTCCGCCTAGCTAACAGAGACAGATCCAGAAGCCTCCTTCCCTCTCCATTATCTAACAAACACTCAGGATAAGTATTCAGCAATTCAAGGGCCTGCTTTCTCCCAACTCTCCCTAAGGAGCAGACTTGCTGGAAGAAGGAATCCTCCCACCAGCGGCCTGATTGGCTGGAATTCTGCCTGCAAGCCTTGGTTCCGTAGACACCTCTCCCTACAGCCTGATTCCTGACACTGCTCAGATTCGAAGTCGCCATGGTTCTAATGAAAGATATAGCAAGgtataatggggggggggggcgaggggggaCATCATAGGAAATATAGAACATAATGTGAATGTATGTGGGGGGTGTTGAAAGATGGATTATTgaaaaaattatacaaagaaatgaCTAATCAGCTGGGAAAAAAGTGGGATCCTACCTCCTTATTCCAGAATTATTTCCAGATCAATAAAACATTTAAGTAttaaaaagtaaaccataaaAATAGTAGAAGAAAccatggattatttttttttttttacaatcttGGAGTGGAGAAGAGCTATCTAAGCagagaaatattaataaatttgctTGCATAAAACCTTGAGtgaaaaaacagaataaacaaatgaGAGAAATGGGAAACTGTGAAAAAATGTTTGCAACATGTAAGGCAGGTAAAAGTCTCATTTCTTTAAGGGGTAATAAGGAAAAAACGACCAACTACTCCCAAATGGATAAAAATCATGATTAGGTAGTTgacaaaaaagtgaaaatggcttttgaataaatgaaagcatACAGGACTCATTCATAATAAAAGGAATGCAAATTCACGTAACAGCGAGGTATATTTTGACTACCAGGTTAGTAAAGATGAAAGACTTAGCTAAACCCTTCTGTTGCCAAATATTTGGGGGAAACAGCCACTCCATACATTGTTGTTGTTAGTGTAAATTGTACAACTTAGGACTGCAATTTGGCAAatctattaacattttaaattgtatggtaattatttaaaatttaagtattaataatttgaagttttaaaaaatatggttcCATCAGAAAATGGGATACTAGGTTAATCTATATCTGCTGATATTGAATGAGATCCAAGATTGTGAAGGCAGAGAAACAAGGTAGAGAACAGCATTTATAATTTGTTCCTGTGGGTGGGTTATAGCTTTTGGGTTTGGCTAAAATCTGGAAATGGGGCTGAAAATTTTAGGAAAGTCTGAAAATGTAGGAATGCTTTGGGAACTAGGCAGTGGGCAGAAGCTAGACGGCATTTGAGGAGTATTACTGAAAGACCAAAGTCTGATGACCAGAGATGACCTTTAAGAATGCTGCtgatggaagcggacttggcccagtgcttagggcgtctgtctaccacatgggaggtccgcagttcaaaccccgggcctccttgacccgtgtggagctggcccacgtggagtgctgatgcgcgcaaggagtgccctgccacgcaggggtgtcccacataggggagccccaagcgcaaggagtgcaaccagtaaggagagccgcccaacgcgaaagaaagtgcagcctgcccaggaatggtgccgcacacacaaagagctaattcaacaagatgacacaacaaaaagaaatacagactcCCGtgcgctaacaacaacagaagcagacaaagaacatgcagcaaattgacacacagaacagacaactgtggcgggggccgggggatggggaaagggagagaaagaaataaaataaatctttaaaaaaaaaaaaaaagaatgctgctGTTGAGGGAAAGTGAGGAAAATCTTATTGGAAACCAAAGGAAAGGAGATCCTTGTTACGTAATGGCTGTAATTTAGCAACACTAGAAATTAAGGGTGTGTAGAAAGGAGAAACTGTATCTGGTGAATTGAAGGAtctagctgaggagatttccaagcggAGCGTTGAAGCTGCCACCTGGTTTCTTCTTGTGGCTTGCAGTAaaatttggaaagggaagagatAAGCTAAAGGAAGGAATGCTAAACAAAAAAGGGCTGGGGATTGTTGGGACTGAAAATGCCTACTCTCTCAAGCAACCAATGATGTTAACATTAATAAATGGCTTCTAGGCAAAGATCATATTAGGGATTctcaaaaaaaaccaacacaacaacaacaacaaaaaaacacggTCTAAAAATGAAGCCATTGATGTGAATTTAAAACCCTTTGTTAAGAAAGAGCTAAGGCAGTACCTTAGAGAACTGTTCTCTAAGGTA from Dasypus novemcinctus isolate mDasNov1 chromosome 12, mDasNov1.1.hap2, whole genome shotgun sequence includes these protein-coding regions:
- the B4GALNT1 gene encoding beta-1,4 N-acetylgalactosaminyltransferase 1 isoform X2 produces the protein MRLGRRALCALVLLLACASLGLLYVSTREAPGLRAAPALWVSSQGPSRLELPDLAPEPRYAHIPVRIKEPAMRLLAQNNCSCESSRGGLPFLQRQVKAIDLTKAFDPEELRAVSASREQEFQAFLSRSHSPADQLLIAPANSPLQYPLQGVEVQPLRSILVPGLSLQASAGREVYQVNLTASLGTWDVAGEVSGVTLTGEGKPNLTLTSPGLDQLNRQLQLVTYSSRSYQANTADTVRFSTEGHEAAFTIRIRQPPNPRLYPPGAPPQGAQYNISALVTIATKTFLRYDRLRALIASIRRFYPTVTVIIADDSEKPEVVSGPHIEHYLMPFGKGWFAGRNLAVSQVTTKYVLWVDDDFVFTARTRLEKLVEVLERTPLDLAAGTASNRGAASTTSSSASRAAWSPTAWSTSSWREPTRCGRLASIPGSTAWRIWNSSWTGLVPSVSAPAQM